TGTTAGACTGATGAATAGGTAAAATGATAGAGAGATGGAGAGCAGATAAACATAGTAAAATGTTAACTGCAGGTTTCATTGTAGAATCTAGGTGGTAGGTATATAGGTATTCACCGTATAATTAAGTTCTCTGTATatctgaaatttttcataataaaatgttgagaaagaaatatattttacagcAGATGTCAAAATATGGTATCACCAGGGTAACAAAATCCCTATGACACTGTTCTTTCCATTATGGTAAAAAAATTTCAAGGGTCCTGCTGATTActaatgaaaacagaaggaatgGAGAGAATGACAGCATCCTGGTCCAAAGGATGATCAAGTGTGGAAAAAAGGCAAGTTTAAAGAATTACAGGAAATAACCACGACTTTAAGGCTCGGGAGACAGGAAGGACTGAAGGACGCAGTCTCTGACCCTGTATTTTGGGAATTGATCCGAGAATGGAAACTGACAGTGGAAAGCAAAAGATAATGGAAGaaagcactgagaaaaaaaaagatgtagagaaaaagaaacagtctcGGGTTAAACAGGTGCTTGAAGATATTTCTAAGCAAGTGGACTTCTGGTTTGGGGATGCTAATCTGCACAAAGACAGATTTCTATGAGAGCAAATGGAAAAATCTAGAGATGGATATGTCGATATTTCACTTCTGGtgtcttttaataaaatgaagaagttGACTACGGATGGGAAGTTAATTGCCAGAGCACTGAAAAGTTCAGCTGTTGTAGAGCTGGACTTAGAAGGCACCAGAATCAGGAGAAAAAAGCCTCTGGGTGAAAGACCAAAGGATGAGGATGAGCGTACAGTGTATGTGGAGTTACTTCCCAAAAATGTTAATCACAGCTGGATTGAAAGAGTATTTGGGAAATGTGGCAATGTGGTTTATATAAGTATACCACATTATAAATCTACTGGAGATCCAAAGGGATTTGCCTTTGtggaatttgaaacaaaagagcAAGCAGCAAAAGCTATTGAGTTTCTTAACAACCCACCGGAAGAAGCGCCAAGAAAACCAAGCATATTTCCCAAGACAGTGAAAAATAAGCCTATTCCAGGATTAGGAGTagctgaggaaaagaaaaagaaaaagaagaagaaacgcCGGATTAAGAAGGAAGACAATGTGCaagcaaaagaattaaatatgGACATAAGCAACGAGagcatctgtaaaatgaaaaggtCAAGGACAGCATCTGAGGGTTCCGAAACAGAAATAACACCTGAACCTCAAAAGCAgcccacaaagaaaaagaaaaaatgggaaagagaagtgTCCAGCTTACCTGAAGGCAAAACAGGGAAAAGAAAGCGAAGCAGTTCTGAAGATGCAGAGTACTTAGCTACCAGAtctaaagtaaagaaaatggctcaaaaagacattaaaaaggaAGCATCCgaagtttcaaaagaaaacagagactTAGAATTCtctacagaagaggaaaaggatgGTGGAGATATAAAAGATGGTTCTCtactaaaaacaaagagaaagcataagaaaaaaacataaagagaGACAAAATGGGAGAAGTTATACCGTTGAGAGTACTGTCTAAGAGCGAAtggatggatttaaaaaaaagagtatttggCACTACAAAAAGCCAGCatggcttctttaaaaaaaactatatcccaaataaaatcagaatcagGAATGGAGACAGACCAAGGAGTTCCTAATAACTCTggaatgagaaatgaaaaagcCTGCAGTCAAGAGAATCACCCTCAGGAGAAGGTTAATGCTCAGGGACCACAGTTTGTGAGTGGAGTGATTGTGAAGATCATTAGCACAGAACCTCGACCTGGCAGAAAACAAGTTCAGGACACTTTGGCCGCAATCTCAGAAGTTGTTTATGTTGATTTGCTAGAAGGAGATACAGAATGCCATGTCAGATTTAAAACTCCCAAGGATGCTCAAGCAGTAATGAATGcatatattgaaattaaaaaaaagctcTGCTGGAAACTCGAGGTCCTTTCTGGTGATCACGAACAAGAGGTATTGGCGGAAGATTCTGGTAGATAGACAGGCCAAACTTAATCAGcctagggaaaagaaaagaggcacTGAGAAGTTAATCACCAAAGCTGAAAAGATCAGACTGGCAAAGACTCAACAAGCAAGtaaaaatattagattttctgaatatgattgaaaaaaatcaaagttcaccTCTTAATTTCACTGAATTCTTAAACCATTCTTggaaaatccatttttattatgGTAATATTACCTAACGAATGTATTTCTAAAAtctacatttaattaaaaaaaccttTGTTCCTTAACTTGtaaataaaagactttttttctagAGAGAAGTGCATTGTATACCACAATGTATCATTAAATACTTTATTTGTTGaagttacataaaaaaaaaaaaaaaaaaaagaattacaaagatGAAAAAGGTACCATACAGATGGAACACAGATCTGGAgtcatcaaaacagacatgactAATTCTGTACCTTTTGGAGTCAAAACCCCCTCTAATAACATCAtgaacagggagggaggagagaaaagtaCACACTTAGCTGcgaaattttatataaaactttaaGGGGCTGATGGATACACTTAAACCTACCCAAAGATTCCACTTAACTCCTGGATTACAAATGACAAAAGGTAACTGATATCAgacagagaaataatttttttttaaaaaacagactaTTAAGTGTGAAGGGGAAATGACTAGGcctaaattttaaggaaaataacatcttaggaacaacaacaacaacaaaacccaaaaaaacaaaaacagaacagcagcagcagcctgtAAGGGATCTCAGCAGCctgagaagaagaaggaaaaacagaaagctGTGATATGTAACATGCCATGGGAAGGGTAAAAAAACAAGACACATCAACAACATTAAATGCTGACAGGTGAGTTAATCAAACACGGAGATCACTAGAGTCCCTCATTAGTGGCTTCAATGTAATGATGGAGGTAAAACTACCCTACAGCAGATTAAGGAATGAaaattagaatctattttaagAAGCTGACTATAAGGAAAAAGACCAGCatttacacacatacatgcacacaacttTTTGAAAGACAGGACAGGCATCTATATGCTGCAGGGCTCACGGGGCTAAGCTAGTAGAGAAACTGAAGGTTAGAGAGAAAGGGGATAACTTGATAATAAAGTTTCTGATAACACTAAAAAAAGTAAGTTGGGATCAAAATTGTAGGCAGAGTTGCCTCAACATATATCAATATCTGATATCTTTTAACAGGAAAAAAGTAGAGGAATTCCTTGCCCATAGGCTTCTATTTTCTCTACAAAACTGAATGCACATTCCTTAGAAAAGgagagttacttttttttttttaatcctctctGACACAGGGCAGTATCTTACATATTTGAAACATTCAATTAACATTggaaggaaaaagttaaaattctaCACAAAGCTCATTCTCATAACTATAACCAGTAAAACGACTAATTACACCCCACTGAGTTCCTAGAGCAGTCAGGGTCCCCACATAAGTGAGGCTTGGTATTCAAGGAAGATGTACCAATACTGGGGCTCCAGACCACCAGTATTCTACAATAAAGACACTCCCTTTACCTCATGGCAGATATGCCAAGAGGACATTTTAGGTGACAAGAGGATATTTCAGTAGTTTCTCCACAGTTTAACAGAGAGGCACACACAAGCTAACTATTAACTATTTCAATTACTACAATAAATAATAAGTGCTGGAATAGCACTTGAAATACCCAAAGATAAGATGACTCTTGCAAAAGAGCAACTGATAGATGTTTTCCAGCTACAGAAAGGGTAAGAAAACAATTTGCTGATCCCTGATCAGCactgttctaaaaaataaaaaaaaatagacttcacagaagctcaggaggctgaggcaggagaatcacaagttcaaagccagcaacaacaacttagcaaagccctgtctctaaataaaatataaaaagggctggggatgttgctcaatgatTGAGtacccttgtgttcaatccctgatgcttaaaaaaaaaaaaagaaagaaagagagagacttacTAAAAAATATGACAATCAATCATAGTTATGATAAGAACTATTTCATGAAACTTTTCCATATATCtcagatgaaaatataaaaatgtatttcttactaTGAATGGGGCAgtaaaaaaagtttgaaaattactAGTGAGCACTATGATGTCGAAAGAGGAAAGATATGTCAAATGACTACTAAAAAACATACAACAGCAAACCAAAACATTATCTCCGTATGCACACGATATGAAAAGTGGTCTAGTTAAACATGTGTTCTTACACTATGCAAGAGCACTCACCTACAAGGTGGGTCTGAGACTTAAGATCTACCTGGCTAGCCATGGGGTATGAGAAAACCAGGTAAGTCTCAATTTCATCAACTGTGAAAACAACATAATAAACCTGTCTTACACTCTAAAAGTTGTGAAGTTCAAATGAGATAGCACAATATAGCACtctgaaaaatacaaatcacATGTTAATCTAGTTTAAGTGCTTTGATTATGACAACTAGTTCTATCAAAACTAGTTCTATGTTCATAAAGTGAATATAAATAACATTCTATTTACAGTGGTTAACAGCAGGCTTTGAAGTAGAACAGACCAGGGTTCAAATCCAGGCTCTATGtcttgctagctgtgtgaccctaTAAATCATGCAACCTCTCTTGGCTTCAGTTTGCTCATCTAGTGATATTATATTAAAAGGGATGCTATACAAATTACATTAAATATCACATATGGAGCATACTTCATAATACCTAGATTACTTTTAATAGAAACTATAGATTTC
This genomic stretch from Sciurus carolinensis chromosome 12, mSciCar1.2, whole genome shotgun sequence harbors:
- the LOC124961816 gene encoding LOW QUALITY PROTEIN: la-related protein 7-like (The sequence of the model RefSeq protein was modified relative to this genomic sequence to represent the inferred CDS: inserted 1 base in 1 codon; deleted 2 bases in 2 codons; substituted 1 base at 1 genomic stop codon) gives rise to the protein METDSGKQKIMEESTEKKKDVEKKKQSRVKQVLEDISKQVDFWFGDANLHKDRFLXEQMEKSRDGYVDISLLVSFNKMKKLTTDGKLIARALKSSAVVELDLEGTRIRRKKPLGERPKDEDERTVYVELLPKNVNHSWIERVFGKCGNVVYISIPHYKSTGDPKGFAFVEFETKEQAAKAIEFLNNPPEEAPRKPSIFPKTVKNKPIPGLGVAEEKKKKKKKKRRIKKEDNVQAKELNMDISNESICKMKRSRTASEGSETEITPEPQKQPTKKKKKWEREVSSLPEGKTGKRKRSSSEDAEYLATRSKVKKMAQKDIKKEASEVSKENRDLEFSTEEEKDGGDIKDGSLLKTKRKHKKKTXKRDKMGEVIPLRVLSKSEWMDLKKEYLALQKASMASLKKTISQIKSESGMETDQGVPNNSGMRNEKACSQENHPQEKVNAQGPQFVSGVIVKIISTEPRPGRKQVQDTLAAISEVVYVDLLEGDTECHVRFKTPKDAQAVMNAYIEIKKKLCWKLEVLSGDHEQRYWRKILVDRQAKLNQPREKKRGTEKLITKAEKIRLAKTQQASKNIRFSEYD